One window of the Periophthalmus magnuspinnatus isolate fPerMag1 chromosome 6, fPerMag1.2.pri, whole genome shotgun sequence genome contains the following:
- the LOC117371846 gene encoding chemokine-like protein TAFA-5, with protein MQCVRPLWALTAVAVCALLLLLLHNHMLGEGQLSAGTCEVVTLDRDSSQPRTTIARQTARCACRRGQIAGTTRARPACVDVLIVRTRQWCDMSPCLDHEGCGLLVNNSGWTCTQPGGRVKTTTVS; from the exons ATGCAGTGTGTCCGGCCGCTGTGGGCTCTGACTGCCGTGGCGGTCTGTgcgctgctcctgctgctgctgcacaaCCACATGCTCGGAGAAG GTCAGCTGTCAGCAGGTACCTGTGAAGTGGTGACTCTTGACCGGGACAGCAGTCAGCCCCGGACCACCATCGCCCGGCAGACGGCCCGCTGTGCCTGCAGAAGGGGGCAGATCGCTGGGACAACCAGAGCTCGACCTGCCTGCGTAGATG TGCTTATCGTGCGTACTCGGCAGTGGTGTGACATGTCTCCCTGTTTGGACCATGAGGGCTGTGGTCTCCTGGTCAACAACTCGGGCTGGACCTGTACTCAGCCTGGAGGACGGGTCAAGACCACCACG GTCTCCTGA